The following nucleotide sequence is from Centropristis striata isolate RG_2023a ecotype Rhode Island chromosome 7, C.striata_1.0, whole genome shotgun sequence.
TCTGGATGATTTATGTGTAGCAGCTTAAACAGACAGACTTCTATTATAAACTCTTTAacatagaaaaaataataatgagaaaGAGTGAACAatctacagtaaatattcaaaccCTCCGGATCACAGTAGTTCAGTTAACGTCTCCTTGTTATTATTGtacctcttctttctttttatgattCCAGCTTCACCTCAGAGATGACCCAGTTCAGACTGGTGACACTGGCTGCACTGCTCTACTCTCTTCCCAGTGCTGATGGAGGGAAAGTGCTTGTTTTTCCAGTGGATGGAAGCCACTGGGTCAACATGAAGGTCCTCATCCAGGAGCTCCACTCCAGAGGTCACAACATCACAGTGATCTGACCCAAAACCAGCTGGTCCATCAAAGCAGAGTCCCATCACTACCAGTCGATCACTCTCGACGATTCCACTGGATTTGACGAGAGCAACATGAAAGATTTCACCTCAAAAATGCAGGAGCTACCTTGAGGCTTCCACACTTCAGCGTTTGTCAAAACTGGAGCGGAGTTCATGGAGATGATGTATCACGCTCACAAAGCTTTGGTCGATGGAATGACAAAGATGTTTGAGGATGCTAAACTGATGCAGTACTTCCAAGAGGCAAAGTACGATGTTGTTCTGACAGACCCCTGCTTCGGCGGAGGGGTTCTCCTGGCTCAACGGTTGGGGCTCCCGCTGGTCTTCAATGTACGATGGACGATCTTGTCAGATGGACATTGCACGGTTGCCCCCTCGCCCACCTCATATGTTTCCATACCAGGCAGTGCACTGACTGACAAGATGACTTTTTGGCAAAGggtgaaaaatgtttgttttgcctTAATGACACTTAATAACCGCGTGACATTACAAGAGGCTCTCTACAAACCATTTGTCCAGCGTCACTTTGGTCCTGATGTCCACTACAAAGAGCTCGCTCAGGCGGCAGATATTTGGTTGTTGAGAACCGACTTCACCTTTGAGTTCCATCGTCCCACCATGCCCAACGTCGTTTACATGGGCGGGTTTCAGTGCAAACCCTCCAAGCCACTTCCTCAACATCTGGAGGACTTTGTGCAGAGCTCTGCGGAGGATGGAGTCATAATTATGAGCTTGGGGACCTTGGTGGGGAGTCTTCCTGAAAAGGTAGCAGAACACGTGGCTGCTGCTTTCACCCAGTTACCTCAGAAGGTCATCTGGAGGCATACTGGGAAGAGACCGTCCAACCAGGGCAACAACACCTTGCTGCTGGACTGGCTACCCCAAAACGACCTCTTAGGACACCCAAAGACTAGAGCGTTTGTGGCCCATGTTGCTAGAGTGCTGGACACAGCAGCCTCTCTACCAACCTGTGCCCCCTCCCCAGCAGCCTCTCTACCAACCTGTGCCCCCTCCCCAGCAGCCTCTCTACCGGCCTGTATCCCCTGCAGCAGCCTCTCTACCAACCTGTGCCCCCTCCCCAGCAGCCTCTCTACCGGCCTGTATCCCCTGCAGCAGCCTGTGTCCCCTCCCCAGCAGCCTCTCTACCAACCTGTGCCCCCTCCCCAGCAGCCTCTCTACCGGCCTGTATCCCCTTCCCAGCAGCCTCTCTACCAACCTGTGCCCCCGCCCCAGCAGCCTCTCTACCGGCCTGTATCTCCTCCCCAGCAGCCTCTCTACCGGCCCATGCCCCCTCCCCAGCAGCCTCTCTACCGGCCTGTATCCCCTTCCCAGCAGCCTCTCTACCAGTCTGTGCCCCCTCCCCAGCAGCCTCTCTACCGGCCTGTATCCCCTTCCCAGCAGCCTCTCTAGCAACCTGTGCCCCCGCCCCAGCAGCCTCTCTACCGGCCTGTGCCCCCTCCCCAGCAGCCACTCTACCAGCCCGTGCCCCCTCCCCAGCAGCCTCTCTACCAACCTGTGCCCCCTCCCCAGCAGCCTCTCTACCAACCTGTGCCCCCTCCCCAGCAGCCTCTCTACCGGCCTGTATCCCCTGCAGCAGCCTCTCTACCAACCTGTGACCCCTCCCCAGCAGCCTCTCTACCGGCCTGTATCCCCTTCCCAGCAGCCTCTCTACCAACCTGTGCCCCCTCCCCAGCAGCCTCTCTACCGGCCTGTATCCCCTTCCCAGCAGCCTCTCTACCAACCTGTGCCCCCTCCCCAGCAGCCTCTCTACCGGCCTGTATCCCCTTCCCAGCAGCCTCTCTACCAACCTGTGCCCCCTCCCCAGCAGCCTCTCTACCGGCCTGTATCCCCTTCCCAGCAGCCTCTCTACCAACCTGTGCCCCCTCCCCAGCAGCCTTTCTACCGGCCTGTATCCCCTTCCCAGCAGCCTCTCTACCAACCTGTGCCCCCTCCCCAGCAGCCTCTCTACCGGCCTGTATCCCCTTCCCAGCAGCCTCTCTACCGGCCCGTGCCCAAGGTTCCTAGCTATCCTTCCAAGTCTCAGCCCTTAGGTTCCCAGGTAACAGCCCAGTAAAAATGTGGGCTTTCATCTTCCTGACAAAACTGAAGCTGCACCCAGCACAGGGGCTTCATCAGGGTAGGTTTCCATTCCAACAAAATGTATTGTAGTTAATATCAGAGTTGGTTAACGCTCATGGTGTTGTGATTCTCACTTTAGACTGAGTGGGGCCCATCACAATTATACAAGAAAAGGAAGATTTGGCTCCAACTGAAGGGTTCGTTCCTTCTAatattatgtataatatatgtCAAGCCTTTTTATTCTGCTTACTGCCACTTTAACTAAAGCCATTATTGACTTCTGACCTCTTCTTTTCCAGTTGCCTTAAAAAAAGTGCTGGGCCTCGTTGACTTGTCAAAACTTGTCCTAGGACTGGatttagaaaaatacatttaattttgtaTTAATTTGTTATGGAGATCTACTTTATTTGTATCAAATTGACAATCCTCAGAGTTTTGCACTACCCAAGGCCCTCCAAGACCTTACCAACTCTAAAACTAAATTCCAATTGGAGGTTCATGCTACTGATCAGTTTTGTGCATGCTGTAAATTAAACTGCTGCTGATTTAATTACACATCATGTGAAGCAGCATCCATCTGATgcacatttgattatttttaatatatttgattgaTGAAACAAACTAAATTGTTCTGCTGGTATTTCCTTTTTGTTAATCACAAATTTGACATTTATCATTCATGTTATTCACCATGTGCACACTACAAAATATAATCTACAGTATGAATAAGCAGTGTAAGAATTAAagactgaatgaaaataaaacattgcaacATTTAATAAACAACAGATGCAAAACTGAAATAACTGAATAAACTAAAAAGTTTCtcaaaaaacccaacaaataaaaaactaaaactgataaaagatattaaaatattttatttaaaagtaaatgttgATAATCAGGataaattgttatttataaCTTTTGTCACTAAAACACTGAATCTGTTTCTTAAAATCCAAACATTAGAACTGATTTAAACCTGTATGAACGTTTATCACCTGTAATGCAGCTCCAGTAttgagtttatatttacaactttttactttaaatgattccACTGAGATCTAGATAGATGATGAAATCAGAATAAAGTCTGACCAAACATTAACATTCCTGAACATTACAGAGAAAAATCTGTTGGACAGATTTTGATATCAGCAGTTTTAGCATCACCAGCCCGTCCAATACCAAAATATGGGAAGAGTTTCTCAGTGAAAGTGTCTCTGTGAGTGTAgatgttagtcattttgtcttcaggGTCGTAGAAGGACACCTCCCCCCTGTCATAGTCCAGCTGgactctgatcctctggagaCTCTTCTTCACTCTGACAGTCTCAGCTCCATTAGTGTATTTTCCTCTCTGATGACATAAACACCAGGTTCCATATTTTGGTGAAAGACATCTCTTCCCCTTCCTGTCAACTGACTCTTTAACCAAACCTACAGTCCAGACAGGATGATttcccacctccacctcccagcTGTGTTTCCCTGAGCTgaagccctcagagcccagaacatTGACATAGTAAGTGAAtctctctggattatcaggaagctgctgcttTGTGTCTCCCTGTCTCACACTGGTCAGATCATCAGACAGATAGAACCAGGGGTttgcagtgtttgggtccagaatgAGAGGAGTGAAGTGGACCTTCTCCATCATCTTCTCCCAGACTCTGAAGgacaggttgcccaggtgtttggccacaTCTATCAGCGCTCCTGAGAGCAGCTGTGGATCTGACAGTGAGCACTGGACTCTGGCTCTGGTCTGAGTTGCTTTATAACTGCTGAGGAATGGCAccttgtgtttctgcagctcttcttcaACAGCAGAGATACTGTCTGACAGAGAGGAGATCTGCTCCTGaatcctcttcatctctctgctgATAGTCTTccccttctgctcctcttcctccctcagagcTGCCAGTCtggactcctcttcctctttcaggAACTGGTGGAGCTTGTTGAACTCTGCTctgatctgtctctctgtggacaACAGCTGCTTCTTGGACTGTTGGCTCACTTCATTGTATGTTTCCTCCACTTGTTTGTATTTGTCCCTCTTGTCCTGCAGAGACTGTAAGTCAGATTTCAGCTGGTCCTTCAGGTCACTGACTGCTTGTTCTATAGGAACCACTTTGTGACTCTGGTGGAGAGAAAACTCACAGACAGGACACACAGCTTTGTCTTCATCCTTACAGAACAATCTAGGCTCTTCTGGATGTTTACTACACACCACCTCcagcttcttctcttctttttctgtctcagatGATCCAGATTTCTGTCTCCCAGCCAAGGAGTCAGCCAGTTCCTTCAGTGGAAAGTTCACCCAAAGAGGATCCTTTGATGCTTTTCTTTTACAAATaggacagtttttgtttttagtttgttcCCAGAATTTCTTCAGGCAGCTTGAACAGAAGCTGTGGTTGCAGCTCAGAGACACAGGATCTCTGAAAGTCTCTGAACACACATGGCAGCTCAGGTAACTTTCAACAAGAGCAGTTTTCTCAGCCATTTGTGTTGGtatctaaattaaaaagcaaGACTCACCAAGTTACTGCCCAAAACTGCATTAAATActccaaatgtgtgttttcctaCGGAGAGCTCACTCCCTGTTATGGCGTCTCAGCACCGTCAACAATGTCAAAATCTGCTTTCACTTCCTATCACTTCTGTCACAGGATCAGTTAACAGCAGGAAATGCTGTAATGTTATTAAGTCACCAGCAGATGGCATCACAATGTTTTCATATGTATTAATGTAACTCTTCATTCAGTACATTACAAATGAATTGCTCATGAATCTGCTGAATGAACCGTTGAACCGGATGTTTATTATGAGACTAACAACTGCAAAACAAATAAGTGACATTTGGAAGTTGAAAACAATCCATCAATGTTCTGTGAGAATCTTCACAatgtttgaagatttttttaaaataaatcagaatttcAGCTTTCAAAGTGAAACATGACCAGATATTCTACTTTCTTTCTTCTTACAAATCTGTAACAGAGAAACAAGAGCTGTCAACATGAGAGTCGAGGAGTTCTTTGATTTTGTTGTAACTCTTCCAACATGGCAGCACGTCTCTTAAAACCAGGAGGAAAAGTTTTTCATGTCTCTCTGACATGTCTCTGTTTGTTCACTTGTTTCTATAAATGCAGTGAACTGTCAGAGCTGCAGTGGCGGTGATCTGTTTTATGAGTCTGTTCAGAGAGAAAAACTTGTGAATGAAGACCTTTGACCCACAACAGTCAGTGTGAGGTCAgtcacaaaacaaagaaaagtgcaGATCTGCTGCAGACTGTGACAGAAACGACTCAATGGACTGTACAGAGTGGTGGAAAGAGACTGAGGACATTTAATCAAATACTGGACTCAAGTGCTTCTGTTCATTGAGATTAAtgatacaaaatataatcaacaaataaatggtgatgtattattattattagggccgggactttaacgcgttaattaagatgaattaattacacaaaatttaATGCGTTaaaaatcacacttatttttgcaccgcggaacgtgaTGACATCAGTGACGGCAAGATGGCGGCGCGCATGGTTGCAGCAGCTTACGGCTCCCCCATTTCAGTgctcttctttctgtttttcttacttttgtGTGCTTTACTTACTTCTGTGCACCATCTGTATCTGTACTGCGAGAGGACAGTACACCCGCCAGTCGCTTTTGGATATTGGGTTCCAGTACCAGATATCTGTCTCGAGCGActttcacaacacacacaacatcccAGACGACATAGCGAGACCGCCGGGCTCTCCGTGAATTGTTGTCGGGTCTGGGAGGCGGCGCAGacggaggagggagaggaagcaGAAGCGGGGCTGCAGGTCCGGCGTTATGCTCAGGCTACGTAAACAACCACACAAGCCACCTCTTCCTAGCCTGTATCTCTCCAACGCCAGATCCCTGGTACATAAAACGGACTACCTGGATCTACAACTTGCTGGAAACCGCTATGTTCGTGACTGCTGTGTGTTGATTATCACCGAAACCTGGCTTCATCCGGACATACCCGACGCTAGCGTGCAGCTAGCAGGCCGCACTCTGCACCACTGGGACAGGACTAAAGACTCCGGTAAGAGCAGAGGGGGGGGGGCTCTGTATTTACGTGCACAACAACTGGTGTAACAACGGGACAATCATAGACAGACACTGCTTCCCAGATGTAGAGTACATGTCCGTAAGATGCCGGCCTTTTTTCCTCCCGAGAGAGCTAACTGTTGTGATCATCATGGCTGTATATATCCCACCAGACGCCAGTGTAAACACAGCGCTCTCTCTCCTGCTGAacaccataaacaaacaacaatggGCCCACCCCAACGGTGTTCACATTATTGCAGGGGACTTTAATAAGGCCAACTTAAAGACTGTACTGCCGAAGTTATACCAGCATGTGAAATGTGCTACAAGAGGGGAGAACACTCTGGATCACGTATACACCAACATCAAGCATGCATACAGAGCCATACCCCTCCCCCACCTCGGTCAGTCAGACCATCTCTCCCTCCTGCTTTCCCCAGCCTACACCCCCCTCAGACGCAGAGTCAGGCTCACCACAAAGACTGTTACTACCTGGCCTGACGATGCACTCTTCAAACTACAAGACTGCTTCCAACAGACAGACTGGGACCTATTCGAACATCTggacctggacacacacacaggaacggTGCTGGACTACACTAAGTTCTGCATTGGGAATGTGACTGTGGACAAAACCATCCGGGTTTTCCCAAACCTGAAACCCTGGATGACCAGCCAGGTCCGCACACTCCTCAGGGCCCGCGACGCTGCCTTCAGGTCAGGGGACAGTGCTCTGTACAGAGCTGCTCGAGCTGACCTGAAAAGAGGACTAAAAACAGCCAAGGCAGACCACAGGAGGCGGATAGAGTCTCACCTGGCCAGCAACAACGCACGGGAGGTGTGGCGGGTCATACGTGACGTCACAAACTTCAGAGGTTGTGACGCGTCAACAGCAGACATGAGCGCATCACTGGCAAAGGAGCTAAACAGCTTCTTTGCCCGGTTTGGATCACACCAGCAGCACTCATCTGTTCCAGCCATGCCCCCACCCCCTCCTGGTTCCTACACCACTCCATTCACTGTACAGGAGCACAATGTCAGACGGGTGCTCCTGGCAGTGAACCCCAAGAAGGCTGCCGGCCCAGACGGAGTACCTGGCAAGAGCCTGTGCCAACCAGCTCGCCCCCACCTTCACCAGGATTTTCAACCTCTCCCTGGCCCAGGCAGTCATCCCGTCCTGCCTGAAATCCGCCACAATAATCCCAGTGCCGAAGAAGTCTCCCATCACCAGCCTGAATAATTACCGTCCAGTGGCCCTCACTCCGGTAATTATGAAGTGCTTCGAGAGACTAGTTCTCCAGCACATCAAGGACTATCTCCCCCCAGACTTCGACCCTCACCAGTTTGCATACCGGACAAACAGATCCACAGAAGACGCCATCGCTGTAGCTCTCCACTCTGCACTGAACCACCTGGAGCAGCGGCAGAGCTACGTCCGGATGCTCTTTGTGGATTACAGCTCTGCCTTCAATACAATAATACCGGCAGACTCACCACAACACTGGACACTCTCGGCCTCCCTCCTCTCACAGGTGCCTGGATTAAGGACTTTCTCACCAACAGACCCCAGACTGTGAGACTTGGCCCCCACCTCTCCTCCACCCGCACGCTGAGCATCGGCTCCCCACAGGGCTGTGTGCTGAGCCCACTCCTCTACTGCCTCTACACCCACGACTGCAGACCGGCCCACAACAACAACCTCATCGTCAAATTTGCCGATGACACTACAGTGGTCGGACTCATCTCCAGGGGTGATGAGGCCGCCTACAGAGAGGAGGTCCTGAAGCTGACAGCCTGGTGTTCAGAGAACAACCTCGCTCTGAACACCAAGAAGACCAGAGAGATCATCATCGACTTCAGGAAGCACAGCACCGACCCAGCCCCCCTTCACATCAACGGCGAGTGCGTGGAAAGGGTCCACACCATCAGGTTTCTCGGCGTCCTCATCTCCGCTGATATCTCCTGGTCAGT
It contains:
- the LOC131974249 gene encoding nuclear factor 7, brain-like, giving the protein MAEKTALVESYLSCHVCSETFRDPVSLSCNHSFCSSCLKKFWEQTKNKNCPICKRKASKDPLWVNFPLKELADSLAGRQKSGSSETEKEEKKLEVVCSKHPEEPRLFCKDEDKAVCPVCEFSLHQSHKVVPIEQAVSDLKDQLKSDLQSLQDKRDKYKQVEETYNEVSQQSKKQLLSTERQIRAEFNKLHQFLKEEEESRLAALREEEEQKGKTISREMKRIQEQISSLSDSISAVEEELQKHKVPFLSSYKATQTRARVQCSLSDPQLLSGALIDVAKHLGNLSFRVWEKMMEKVHFTPLILDPNTANPWFYLSDDLTSVRQGDTKQQLPDNPERFTYYVNVLGSEGFSSGKHSWEVEVGNHPVWTVGLVKESVDRKGKRCLSPKYGTWCLCHQRGKYTNGAETVRVKKSLQRIRVQLDYDRGEVSFYDPEDKMTNIYTHRDTFTEKLFPYFGIGRAGDAKTADIKICPTDFSL